The nucleotide sequence GAACTGACTCTCCATTTAGAGAAACTTCAAACATTAAAGATGGAAGTAATATTATGGCAGACATGGCAACTCAATGTTTTGCAGGAAACGCTGCTCGTGGAATGTCAATGATAGCTCTTCATAATGGTGGAGGAGTAGGAATTGGAAAATCAATAAATGGTGGATTTGGAATGGTTCTTGATGGAAGTCATAGAGTTGATGAAATTCTTATGCAAGCTATGCCTTGGGATGTAATGGGTGGAGTTGCAAGAAGGGCTTGGGCTAGAAATATTCATTCTATCGAAACTGCAATTGAATACAATAAAGATAATAGAGGAACAGATCATATTACACTTCCTTATATTGCAAATGAAGAACTAATTAAAAAATTAGTTGATGAAAAGATAAAATAGGTATAGAATAAACCAAAATTACAGGGGTAAGAGACAGAAATATTTCTGCCTCTTATTCCATTATAGGAGGAGGATATATGAAAGCTGATTTAGTTATATATAATATAGGGACTTTGGTTACATCAAAGGAACTTGAAAAAAAATCTATAGGAGATATGGAAAATATAGAAGTTTTACACAATGCTTATTTAGCAGTTCGTGATGGAAAAATTTTAGATCTTGGGGAAGGAAATGCTCCTGAAACTTTAATAGAAGAAAGTACAAAATTAATAGATGCTAAGAAAAAAGTTGTAACTCCAGGGTTAGTAGATTCCCACACTCATTTAGTTCATTATGGATCTAGAGAAAATGAATTACCTCTTAAGATAAAAGGTGTTCCTTATTTGGAAATATTAAGACAAGGGGGAGGAATCTTAAGTACAGTAAGACATACCAGAGAAGCTACAGATGAGCAGTTATATAAAAAATCATTTGATGTTTTAGATAGAATGCTTGCCTTTGGTGTTACTACTGTTGAAAGTAAAAGTGGTTATGGATTAAATTTAGAAACAGAATTAAGACAGTTAGAAACTAGTAAAAGATTAAATGAAAATCATCCTATTGATGTCATTTCAACTTTTTTAGGAGCTCACGCAGTTCCTGAAGAATATAAGGAAAATCCAAAGGGATATATAGATGAAGTTATAAAAATGTTACCTATTGTAAAGGAGAAAAATTTAGCAGAATTTTGTGATATTTTCTGTGAGGATAGTGTTTTTAATGTTGAAGAAAGTAGACATATATTAAATGAAGCAAAAAAATGTGGATTTAAACTGAAAATCCATGCTGATGAAATAGTTTCTCTTGGGGGAGCTGAGTTAGCAGGAGAATTAGGAGCAATTTCCGCAGAACATTTAATGGCAGTTAGTGATCAAGGAATTAAGGATTTACATGTTAATAATGTAATAGCTAATATACTTCCAGCTACTTCATTTAATTTAGGAAAAGCTTACGCACCAGTTAGAAAAATGATAGATACAGGAGTTACAGTTGCTCTTTCTACAGATTATAATCCTGGATCTTGTCCATGTGAAAATATTCAACTTGTTATGAATATTGCTTCAGCTCAAATAAAAATGACTCCATTAGAAATATTTAAAGGGATAACAATAAACGGAGCAAAGGCAATAGGAAAAGAAGAATTTATAGGAAGTTTGGAAGTTGGTAAAAATGCAGACTTTGTGATTTTTGATGTGAAAAACTTAAATTATATATTCTATAATATTGGAATTAATCACGTGAAAGATGTGTATAAGCTAGGAGAGCAGGTTGTGAAGGATGGAAAAATTTTCTATGCTTAATTAATTTCAAAAAAGATACGTACTTAAGAATTTCTTTTTCTTTTAGGAAAAGAAATTCTTTTATTTATATGGTATAATTAGCTTAGAAGGGAAAAAACAGATAGGGTAGGTGAAAAATTTGTCAAAATATGTAATAGAGATGAATAACATAACTAAAATATTTGGAACTTTTAAAGCTAATGATGATATAACTTTAAAAGTAGAAAAGGGAGAAATTCATGCTCTTTTGGGAGAAAATGGAGCAGGAAAATCAACTCTTATGAGTGTTTTATTTGGTCTATATCAGCCAGAATATGGTGAAATAAAGATCAATGGTGAAAAGGTAAATATTAACAATCCAAATGATGCAAATAGACTGGGTATTGGAATGGTTCATCAACATTTTAAATTAGTTCATAATTTTACAGTTGTAGAAAATATAGTTTTAGGAATGGAGACTGTAAAAAATGGAAAATTAGAAATGGGAGAGGCTAAGAAAAAAATTATAGCTTTAAGTGAAAAATATAAGCTTCAAATAAATCCAGATGATCTTATTTCAGATATAACAGTTGGAATGCAGCAAAGAGTAGAAATTTTAAAGATGCTTTATAGAGATAATGATATACTTATATTCGATGAACCTACAGCAGTGTTAATGCCCCAAGAAATAGAAGAACTTATGAAAATTATGAAGCAACTTACAAGTGAAGGGAAATCCTTAATATTTATTACCCACAAACTAAACGAAATAAAAGAAGTGGCAGACAGATGTACTGTTCTTAGAAAGGGTAAATATATTGGGACAATAGATGTTTCTTCTACTACTAAGGAAGAAATGTCAGAAATGATGGTTGGAAGAAAGGTTGATTTTAATATTGAAAAAAAAGAAGTAACATTAGGTGAAACAGTGTTAAAGGTAGAAGACTTATCAATGAAATCAAGCCTTTCTGAAAAATTAGTTGTAAAAAATGTGAATTTTTCTGTTAAAAAAGGAGAAATTGTTTGTGTAGCAGGTGTTGACGGAAATGGTCAATCGGAACTTGTTTTTGGTCTTACTGGTTTACTTCCAATTAAAAATGGGAAGATATATTTAAAAGATATTGATATAACTCATAAAAGTATTAGAGAAAGATATCTTCATGGGTTATCTTATATACCAGAGGATAGACATAAACATGGTCTTGTTTTAGATTATACTTTACAAGAAAATTTAGCCCTTCAAAGTTATTATAAACCAGAGTTTCAAAGTCATGGTTTTTTAAATTTTAAAGGAATGAAAGATTACGCTGTTAAACTTATTGATAAATTTGATATTAGATCTAGCAGTAGAGAAAAATCTATAGTTAGAGGAATGTCTGGTGGAAATCAACAAAAGGCAATTATAGCTAGAGAATTAAGTAGAGAATTAGAACTTGTTATAGCTGTTCAACCAACGAGAGGTTTAGATGTTGGAGCCATAGAATTTGTACATAAACAATTGATAGAACAAAGGGATAATGGAAAAGCAGTTCTTTTAATTTCCATGGAACTTGATGAAATTATGAATGTAAGTGATAGGATACTTGTAATGCATGATGGGGAAATTGTAGCAAATAAAAATCCAAAGGAAACAACAATAAATGAATTAGGACTTTATATGGCAGGTTCTAAAAGAGAGGAGGATGTTAAATGAAAAAGTTAGTTAATTTTGCTTCTTCACTTCTTGCTGTTATTGCTGGTTTGGTTTTTGGATTAATAATTTTATTTATCACAAATTCACAAGATGCAATTGCAGGATTTCAAACTATTTTAGCAGGAGGACTTTCAAATGGTATATCAGGTGTGGGGCAGGTACTTTATCTTGCAACACCTATAATAATGACAGGTCTTTCAGTTGGTTTTGCTTTTAAAACAGGATTGTTTAATATAGGAGCTTCTGGTCAATTTACTTTAGGAGCCTTTGTTGCAGTTTATATTGGAATAAAGGGAAGCTTTTTAGGACCAGTTCACTGGGTAGTTGCTTTAATTGCTGCAGGGATAGCAGGTGCTATTTGGGGATTTATTCCAGGAATTTTAAAGGCAAGATTTAATGTAAATGAAGTTATTTCTTCTATAATGATGAATTATATAGGAATGTATTTTGTTAATATGTTAGTTTTTAGAAATATATATGATTCTGGAAGAAATCAATCTTTACCAGTTGCAAGCACAGCTTTAATACCTAAAGCTGGTCTTAATACTTTGTTTAGAGCAAGAAATTTAAATATAGGAATATTTATAGCTTTGTTATTTGTAATTCTTATGTATATATTATTAGAAAAGACAACCTTTGGTTATGAATTAAAGGCTTGTGGTCAGAATAAAGACGCAGCTAAATATGCTGGAATTAATTCAAAAAGAAATATTGCCCTTTCAATGACAATTGCAGGTGCTCTTGCAGGAATTGGTGGAGCTTTATTATATCTAGCAGGTAGTGGGAAATATTTACAAGTTGTAGATATAATTGCCCCAGAAGGTTTTAGTGGGATATCAGTTGCCCTACTTGGTCTTTCTAATCCAATTGGAATATTATTCTCTGGAATATTTATAGCTCATATTATAGTTGGCGGAAATTATTTACAACTTTATAATTATGTTCCTGAAGTTATTGATATGATAATTTCTGTAATTATATATTGTGGTGCATTTTCACTTTTATTTAGAGCTGTGTTAAAGAGACTAATTACAAGAAGAGAGGAGAAGAAATAAATTATGAGTATATTATATTTTTTAGTTCAACAAACAATGTTTTTTTCCATTCCTCTTTTAATAGTGGCTTTAGGGGGAATGTATTCAGAAAGAAGTGGTATTGTTAATATCGCACTAGAGGGAATAATGATAATGGGAGCTTTTGTAAGTGTATTCTTTATATCTTCTTATAATGATGCTATGAATCCACAATTATTATTAATATTAGCTGTTCTTGTGGCAGGACTTTCTGGAGGAGTATTTGCTCTTTTCCATGCTTTTGCTTCAATAAATTTAAAGGCAGATCAAGTAATAAGTGGTACTGCTCTTAATATGTTTGCTCCAGCCTTTGCTATATTTATAGCAAGAACTTTTGGTGGAACTCAGTATATTCAATTTGTGGATAAGTTTCATATAGTTAAGGTTCCAGTACTTGGAAGTATTCCTATAGTGGGAAGATTATTTTTTCAAAATGCCTATATAACTACATATATTGGTTTTTTAATATTTATAGTAGCTGCATTTGTAATTAAATATACTAGATTTGGTCTTAGACTTAGATCCTGCGGGGAACATCCTCAAGCAGCAGATTCTGTTGGTATAAATGTTTATAAAATAAGATATGCAGGTGTTTTTATTTCAGGAATATTAGCTGGAATAGGAGGAATAGCCTTTGTAATACCAACATCTACTAATTTTGATGCCTCTGTTGCAGGATATGGATTCTTAGCTTTAGCTGTTTTAATATTTGGTCAATGGAGAAGTAATAAAATATTTATAGCTGCATTTTTCTTTGGGATAATGAAAACAGTTTCAAGTACATATTCAGGAATACCTATATTAAAAGATTTACCTATTCCAAATGAAATATATAAAATGGCACCTTATATTGCTACTTTAGTTGTTTTAGTTTTCTTTTCTAAGAAATCTCAAGCACCAAGAGCAGAAGGTATACCATATGATAAAGGAAGCCGTTAATTACATTAAAAATATAAAGGGGGAATGTATGAAAAAAATCTTATGTTTTATGTCAATGATTTTAGCTGTTGTATTTGTAGGTTGTGGTGGAAAAGAAGAAGGTGGAGCTTCTAAAACAAAAGTTTATGAATATGCTCTAGTAACAGATGTTGGAACAATAGATGATAAATCATTTAATCAAGGAGCTTGGGAAGGTGTTCAAGCTTATACTAAAGAAAAACATTTACCAGCAAAATATTATAAGCCAATAGAAAAATCTGATGAAGCTTATATGACAAGTATGAGACTTGCTATAAAGGGTGGTGCAAAGGTTGTTGTTTGTCCAGGGTTCTTATTTGAAAATCCAGTTTGGAATTTACAACAAGAATATCCAGATGTTAAATTTATTATATTAGATGGTGCTCCTCATTCAGGAAACTATAAATATGATATTAAAGATAATACAGTTGCAGTTTTCTATGCTGACCAGCAAGCTGGTTTCTTAGCAGGATATGCAGCAGTTAAAGATGGATATAGAAATTTAGGATTTATGGGTGGAATTGCAGTTCCTCCAGTTGTAAACTTTGGTTATGGATATGTTCAAGGTGCAGATTACGCAGCTAAAGAATTAGGAATTGATGATGTTAAGATTAAATATACTTATTTAGGAAGTTTTGGACCTTCTCCTGAAAATATGGCAAAGGCAGCTTCTTGGTATAATGGAGATACTGATGTAATATTTGCTTGTGCAGGTGGAGCAGGAAACTCTGTAATGAAAGCTGCTGAAACAGCAGGAAAAGCAATGATCGGTGTTGACGTTGACCAATCAAGTGAATCTGAATCTGTAATAACTTCTTCAATGAAAAATTTAGGAAAATCTGTTCATGATATTCTTAATTTATATGAAAAAGGAGAATTCCCAGGTGGTCAAATGTTACGTTTAGGTGCTGAAAGTGGTAACGTAGGTCTTCCAATGGAAACTTCTAGATTTAAGAAATTTACTAAAGATGATTATGATATGATATATGATAAAATAGCTAATAATGAAATTGAAATTCAAACAAATTTAATTCCTGAAGTAACAGGTTTAAAAGTAGACAAAGTACAAGTTGAATTAGTTAAATAAAAAGATATTTATATATAAATAGAAATCTCCTTGGAATAATCCAAGGAGATTTTTTAGTACAACTTAGGGGTAATACTAAAGTTATTTAAATAGATTAATTGCAGTGATAATGATTGGCATTTGGAAAATATCAATTAGAAATGCCCCAGTAAGAGGAATTATTAAATAAGGATTTACAGTATATCCATATCTTCCACTAACTTCTCCCATGTTAATCATTGCATTTGTAGTAGCTCCAAGTCCAGATCCACACATTCCTGATACCATAACTGCAGCGTCATAATCACTACCCATAGCTCTAAACACAATAAATCTTGTATAAAGGAACATAAATGTAACTTGGCAAAGTAGAATTATAATCATAGGAACTGCTAAAGCTGCTAATTCCCAAAGTTTTAAAGAGATTAAAGCCATTGAAAGGAATATGTTTAGAGAAGTTTCTCCGATTATATTTATTAAATTTCTATCCATATCAAACCACTGATGTTTAATATTTAAGTTATTGAATATTATTGCACAAAACATTGCTCCAACATAAGAAGGTAAAGCTAAGTTAAAACTATGTTTTAAAAGATTACTAAGAGAAATCCCAACAGTCATAATAATAGCAAGCATTGATATATGTCTTAACATAGAATTAAGATTTATTTCTTTTTTATCAATATCTATTTTAAGTCCAACTTCATTTTCATTTACAACATCTTTAGGTTTTAATTTATATTTTTTTATTAAACTAATTGCTAAAGGTGCTCCAAGTAATCCACCAGCTACAAGTCCAAAAGTAGCGGAAGAAAGGGCCATTGTAAGAGATCCGGTAACTCCTAAACCTTCAACTGTTTGTCCAAAAGCTCCAGCTGCTCCGTGCCCTCCAGACATTGAAACAGATCCTGCAAGAACTCCAAGAAGAGGATTAATTCCAGTAAACTTAGCAACAGATACACCAATAACTGTTTGCATAAGAGTCATGAATCCACTTAAAAGCCAAAAGAAGATTAGAAGTTTTCCACCTTTTTTAAGACCATCAATTGAAGATCCTAAACCAATAGTGGTGAAGAAAACTACCATAAATGGTGTTTGGAAAGCATTGTTATATTGGATGCTTCCAATATGTGTAGTTCTTATAAGTAAATGAAATATTGCAAATAAAAGTCCACCTAAAACAGCAGCGGGCACTCCAAATCTGTGTAAAAAGTTAAGTTTCTTCTTTAAAACTTTTCCAACGTAAAGTGATATAAGCCCAATGGCAACAGTTCCAACCATGTCGAAATTAAAAAGTATTCCCAGGTCATTAAAGCTAAAATTCATATTTTTCCTCCTCTAAACTTAAATTATTTATTTTTTGGAATTTAACATCATATTGTATATTAAAACCCCAACTAATTTAGCAGTTCTCATGTCTATATCATAATTCGGATTAACTTCAGCAAAGTCAACACATACAACTTTTTTAGTTTCTAGAATTTCTTGAAAAATTCTTTGTCCCTTTCTAGGGTCAAGTCCTAAAATAGTTGGAGCAGAAACTCCAGGTGCATAAACTGCGTCAAACACATCCATACAGAAAGTGATATAGATTATATCCACACTATCACAATATTCTTTTAATTTTTTAATTATAATTTCTTCTTTTTCTTCTTCATCTAAAATTAAAGAATTATATTTTTTAGCTGTTTCAATTAAACGTTTTGTATTTCCTTGTTTTTTGAATCCAATAATTGAATATTTAGCATTTTTGTCAGAATCTAATATTTGTTTAAATGAAGTTCCAGAGCTAACTCCATCTTCGTAAGGCCTCATATCTAAATGAGTATCAAAATTAATTATTCCAAGTTTTTTATCAGGATAAGCTTTTCTTATTCCCATGTAAGAACCATAAGCTATATCGTGTCCTCCACCTAGTCCAATTGGAAAATTCTTTTTATTTATAACATCAGCTATTTTGTTAGAATATTCCTCTTGTGCCTCTTCTAATTTTCTATTAGAAAGATTATAATAATCATAAATTTCTAAATCATCAATTTTTGGAAAAGATTGCATAGCTTTTCTAATGGAATCAGATCCACCTTCAGCACCAGGTCTTCCTAAATTTCTTTTAACTCCGTCATCTGTATCATATCCTACAAAACAATAACCAGAGTTTTCTTTCATATCTTTAGCATCTTTTATTATTTGCCAAAGTCTTAAATCCATTTCTTCGTTACTATCGAATCTTCCATTCCATAATGTATTCATAATGTCCTCCCCCATTTATTTTAAATTTCTACATATCCATAAAATAATTTTGCTTTTTCAGATTTAAAATTAATTTCTTCTTCATCAAAAATAGCAATTTCTCCAGTTTTTAAAATAGAATCATTAATTAAAATTTCACCAGATATGGCGTAAATAAAAGAGATTCTATTTTTAAAGCTTAGATTATGTATTTCATTATTAGCAATTTCTTTAAAATAAAAATCTCCAATGCCCTTATTGTTTATAATTAAATTAAAATCAGTGACCTTTCCCTTAGAATTAGTTGTCCAGTCTCCAGAAAAATGATCAATATCATAAGGATTTAATATAATATGATGATGATCCAGATGATTTAATTCCATTTTCCCTTTAAGTACTGAGATAACCCTATTCATGTTATCAAATTTTGTAAATATACTTTCCTCTAGCTCAGTAGTAGCAGTACTTATTCTGAATTTAAAGTCTCTTTTTTTAAAGTCGCAATTTTCAGGATAAATATATAGTTGTTTAGTTATACCACCGCTCCATTTGCTAATTATTCCTTGGTTTTCAGATAATATTTTAAGCATATAACCACCCTTTCTATAAAATTTATATTGTATATAGATTTTTCAGCTTTCTAAGTAACACCGTGTTACTAAGATAATTTATGATAGCATTTTATTTTTAAAAAAACAAGAGAAATTTGTAGAAAAAGAGGATTTATCATATAAAAAATAAATGGTATGTATTAATAGGAAACATGTTTTGCTTATTTTCTGATTTATGCTATAATTATAACAAACAAAGTTTATAATAAGAAAAACATTCGAGGGGTAATGTATGGATTTTGAAAGAGTTAAAAATGAAGAACAAAGAAGAATAAGGGTGCAGCAGATAAAGGATGCTGCTATAAAAATATTCGATAAACGAAAATATTTGGATATTACCCTTGCAGAAATAGCTAAAGAAACTAAATTCACAAGAGGAAATTTATATAAATATGTTTCTTCTAAGGAAGAGATTTATTTGCTGGTTTTAGTTGATGAATTTAGAAAACTTTTAGAAAATTTAAAAGCAAATATTGATCGTAAATTTTCAAAAGAAGTTGATAAATTTTCAGATATAATGGCAGAAACAATTAATGCTCATGTGAGGTTTTTAAAGTTGTATTCTATTTTATATACAGTACTTGAAAAGAATGCATCTGAAGAAAAGCTCATAGAATTTAAGGAAAATTTTAGTAGTTGTATGGATGAATTATTTTCCATTATTAAATTAGCTTTTCCAGAGTTAACTATAAAACAAATAAGGAAATTTATGGAAGTTTTAGGATGCTTTATAATTGGATTTTATCCTCTAGCTAATCCAGATCCTATCCAAAAGGAGGCTTTTATAAAGTCATCCACTGGATATTATCCTTCAAAATTTGTACAAACTTTAAAAGAACAGATAATTTTTAATCTGAAAAATGTAACATATTCAGATGGAAAAATATTCTCTATTCCTTATAGATTAGTTTAGATATCAAACACTTTCTTTAATTTTGAAATTAAAGAGGGTGTTTTTTTATTCAAGGTATATATATAAAAAAAATAAAAAAAAGAGTTGCTATTTAAAAATTATATGATATAATACTTAAAAAATTTATCAGAAAATCCAATTCATGGGGTATACTTAAACCATGTGGGTGTAAAAATTTTAATATTGAGGAGGCTACAAAATGAAAATTGACTTAAATTGTGATTTAGGAGAAAGTTTTGGAGTGTACAAAATTGGTATGGATGAAGAAGTTTTAAAATATATTTCTTCTGCCAATGTTGCTTGCGGATGGCATGCTGGGGATTCAGTTGTTATGGGGAAAACAGTTGAGTTAGCAAAAAAGAATAATGTTGCAGTTGGAGCTCATCCAGGATTTCCTGATTTAGTAGGTTTTGGTAGGAGAACTTTAAATGTCTCACCAAAGGAATTAAAATCTTATGTTAAATATCAAGTAGGGGCGTTACTTGCATTTAGTAAAAGTGAAGGATTAAAAATGCAACATGTTAAACCTCATGGAGCTATGTATAATATGGCTGCAAAGGATTATGATCTTGCTTTAGCTATAGCGGAAGCTATAAAAGAAGTTGATGATAGTTTAATCTTAATGGGGCTAGCAAATAGTGAAATGATAAGAGCAGGAAAAGATGTGGGGATTAAAGTTGCAAATGAAGTATTTGCAGATAGAGCCTATAATGATGATGGAACTCTTGTTTCAAGAGCATTAGAAGGTGCAGTAATTCATGATAAAGATTTAGCTATATCAAGAGTTATTAGAATGGTAAAAGAAGGAAAAGTTGAAAGTATTAATGGAAAAGATATTGATTTAGTACCACAATCTATATGTATCCATGGGGATAATCCAGAAGCTTTGGAATTTGCTAAAAATATAAGAGAAGCACTTGTGAAAGAAGGAATTGAAATATCATCTTTATAAAATAATGGGGGGATACAAATGACGAAAACTAACACAGCTAAAATAGATGCAACGAAGGATAAAAAAAATAAAGGAGCAATAATAGGAGCAGCATTTATTATGGCTACTTCAGCGGTAGGACCAGGATTTTTAACTCAAACAGCGGTATTTACAGAGAGATTTAATTCTAATTTTGCCTTTGCAATATTAATGGTTACAATAGCTACTATAATTGTTCAGTTAAATATATGGAGAGTTATTTGTGTTTCAGGAATGAGAGGGCAAGATATTGCAAATAAAGTATTTCCAGGACTTGGATATTTTGTAGCCTTTTTAGTTGCTCTTGGAGGACTTGCTTTCAATATAGGAAATATAGGTGGAGCAGCTCTAGGATTAAATGTATTATTTGGAATGAATACGACAGTTGGAGTGTTATTAGCAGGAGCTTTAGGAGCTTTTGTATTCTTACAAAAAGATATGGGAAATATAATGGATAGACTTACAAAAGTTTTAGGAGCTATGATGATAGTTGTTATGACTTATGTTGCAATATCTTCTAATCCACCAGTTGGAAGAGCATTACATGATGCTATCTTACCAGAAAGTTACGGAGCATTAAGCTTTTCTGTAATAACTTTACTTGGAGGAACAATTGGAGGATATATTACTTTTGCAGGAGCTCATAGACTTGTTGATGCTAATACAAAAGGTATTGAGAATTTAGATAAAATTAATCAAAGTTCTATCTTAGGAGTATCAGTTGCAGCAATAATCAGAGTTATGCTGTTCTTAGCAGTTCTTGGTGTTGTTTCAACAGGATTTAAATTAGATCCATCTAATCCACCTGCATCAGCATTTAGAGCAGGAGCAGGAATAGTTGG is from Fusobacterium sp. JB019 and encodes:
- the hutI gene encoding imidazolonepropionase — protein: MKADLVIYNIGTLVTSKELEKKSIGDMENIEVLHNAYLAVRDGKILDLGEGNAPETLIEESTKLIDAKKKVVTPGLVDSHTHLVHYGSRENELPLKIKGVPYLEILRQGGGILSTVRHTREATDEQLYKKSFDVLDRMLAFGVTTVESKSGYGLNLETELRQLETSKRLNENHPIDVISTFLGAHAVPEEYKENPKGYIDEVIKMLPIVKEKNLAEFCDIFCEDSVFNVEESRHILNEAKKCGFKLKIHADEIVSLGGAELAGELGAISAEHLMAVSDQGIKDLHVNNVIANILPATSFNLGKAYAPVRKMIDTGVTVALSTDYNPGSCPCENIQLVMNIASAQIKMTPLEIFKGITINGAKAIGKEEFIGSLEVGKNADFVIFDVKNLNYIFYNIGINHVKDVYKLGEQVVKDGKIFYA
- a CDS encoding ABC transporter ATP-binding protein; its protein translation is MSKYVIEMNNITKIFGTFKANDDITLKVEKGEIHALLGENGAGKSTLMSVLFGLYQPEYGEIKINGEKVNINNPNDANRLGIGMVHQHFKLVHNFTVVENIVLGMETVKNGKLEMGEAKKKIIALSEKYKLQINPDDLISDITVGMQQRVEILKMLYRDNDILIFDEPTAVLMPQEIEELMKIMKQLTSEGKSLIFITHKLNEIKEVADRCTVLRKGKYIGTIDVSSTTKEEMSEMMVGRKVDFNIEKKEVTLGETVLKVEDLSMKSSLSEKLVVKNVNFSVKKGEIVCVAGVDGNGQSELVFGLTGLLPIKNGKIYLKDIDITHKSIRERYLHGLSYIPEDRHKHGLVLDYTLQENLALQSYYKPEFQSHGFLNFKGMKDYAVKLIDKFDIRSSSREKSIVRGMSGGNQQKAIIARELSRELELVIAVQPTRGLDVGAIEFVHKQLIEQRDNGKAVLLISMELDEIMNVSDRILVMHDGEIVANKNPKETTINELGLYMAGSKREEDVK
- a CDS encoding ABC transporter permease; amino-acid sequence: MKKLVNFASSLLAVIAGLVFGLIILFITNSQDAIAGFQTILAGGLSNGISGVGQVLYLATPIIMTGLSVGFAFKTGLFNIGASGQFTLGAFVAVYIGIKGSFLGPVHWVVALIAAGIAGAIWGFIPGILKARFNVNEVISSIMMNYIGMYFVNMLVFRNIYDSGRNQSLPVASTALIPKAGLNTLFRARNLNIGIFIALLFVILMYILLEKTTFGYELKACGQNKDAAKYAGINSKRNIALSMTIAGALAGIGGALLYLAGSGKYLQVVDIIAPEGFSGISVALLGLSNPIGILFSGIFIAHIIVGGNYLQLYNYVPEVIDMIISVIIYCGAFSLLFRAVLKRLITRREEKK
- a CDS encoding ABC transporter permease is translated as MSILYFLVQQTMFFSIPLLIVALGGMYSERSGIVNIALEGIMIMGAFVSVFFISSYNDAMNPQLLLILAVLVAGLSGGVFALFHAFASINLKADQVISGTALNMFAPAFAIFIARTFGGTQYIQFVDKFHIVKVPVLGSIPIVGRLFFQNAYITTYIGFLIFIVAAFVIKYTRFGLRLRSCGEHPQAADSVGINVYKIRYAGVFISGILAGIGGIAFVIPTSTNFDASVAGYGFLALAVLIFGQWRSNKIFIAAFFFGIMKTVSSTYSGIPILKDLPIPNEIYKMAPYIATLVVLVFFSKKSQAPRAEGIPYDKGSR
- a CDS encoding BMP family ABC transporter substrate-binding protein — encoded protein: MKKILCFMSMILAVVFVGCGGKEEGGASKTKVYEYALVTDVGTIDDKSFNQGAWEGVQAYTKEKHLPAKYYKPIEKSDEAYMTSMRLAIKGGAKVVVCPGFLFENPVWNLQQEYPDVKFIILDGAPHSGNYKYDIKDNTVAVFYADQQAGFLAGYAAVKDGYRNLGFMGGIAVPPVVNFGYGYVQGADYAAKELGIDDVKIKYTYLGSFGPSPENMAKAASWYNGDTDVIFACAGGAGNSVMKAAETAGKAMIGVDVDQSSESESVITSSMKNLGKSVHDILNLYEKGEFPGGQMLRLGAESGNVGLPMETSRFKKFTKDDYDMIYDKIANNEIEIQTNLIPEVTGLKVDKVQVELVK
- the gltS gene encoding sodium/glutamate symporter is translated as MNFSFNDLGILFNFDMVGTVAIGLISLYVGKVLKKKLNFLHRFGVPAAVLGGLLFAIFHLLIRTTHIGSIQYNNAFQTPFMVVFFTTIGLGSSIDGLKKGGKLLIFFWLLSGFMTLMQTVIGVSVAKFTGINPLLGVLAGSVSMSGGHGAAGAFGQTVEGLGVTGSLTMALSSATFGLVAGGLLGAPLAISLIKKYKLKPKDVVNENEVGLKIDIDKKEINLNSMLRHISMLAIIMTVGISLSNLLKHSFNLALPSYVGAMFCAIIFNNLNIKHQWFDMDRNLINIIGETSLNIFLSMALISLKLWELAALAVPMIIILLCQVTFMFLYTRFIVFRAMGSDYDAAVMVSGMCGSGLGATTNAMINMGEVSGRYGYTVNPYLIIPLTGAFLIDIFQMPIIITAINLFK
- the hutG gene encoding formimidoylglutamase, encoding MNTLWNGRFDSNEEMDLRLWQIIKDAKDMKENSGYCFVGYDTDDGVKRNLGRPGAEGGSDSIRKAMQSFPKIDDLEIYDYYNLSNRKLEEAQEEYSNKIADVINKKNFPIGLGGGHDIAYGSYMGIRKAYPDKKLGIINFDTHLDMRPYEDGVSSGTSFKQILDSDKNAKYSIIGFKKQGNTKRLIETAKKYNSLILDEEEKEEIIIKKLKEYCDSVDIIYITFCMDVFDAVYAPGVSAPTILGLDPRKGQRIFQEILETKKVVCVDFAEVNPNYDIDMRTAKLVGVLIYNMMLNSKK
- a CDS encoding HutD family protein; this translates as MLKILSENQGIISKWSGGITKQLYIYPENCDFKKRDFKFRISTATTELEESIFTKFDNMNRVISVLKGKMELNHLDHHHIILNPYDIDHFSGDWTTNSKGKVTDFNLIINNKGIGDFYFKEIANNEIHNLSFKNRISFIYAISGEILINDSILKTGEIAIFDEEEINFKSEKAKLFYGYVEI
- a CDS encoding TetR family transcriptional regulator, with the translated sequence MDFERVKNEEQRRIRVQQIKDAAIKIFDKRKYLDITLAEIAKETKFTRGNLYKYVSSKEEIYLLVLVDEFRKLLENLKANIDRKFSKEVDKFSDIMAETINAHVRFLKLYSILYTVLEKNASEEKLIEFKENFSSCMDELFSIIKLAFPELTIKQIRKFMEVLGCFIIGFYPLANPDPIQKEAFIKSSTGYYPSKFVQTLKEQIIFNLKNVTYSDGKIFSIPYRLV
- a CDS encoding 5-oxoprolinase subunit PxpA — its product is MKIDLNCDLGESFGVYKIGMDEEVLKYISSANVACGWHAGDSVVMGKTVELAKKNNVAVGAHPGFPDLVGFGRRTLNVSPKELKSYVKYQVGALLAFSKSEGLKMQHVKPHGAMYNMAAKDYDLALAIAEAIKEVDDSLILMGLANSEMIRAGKDVGIKVANEVFADRAYNDDGTLVSRALEGAVIHDKDLAISRVIRMVKEGKVESINGKDIDLVPQSICIHGDNPEALEFAKNIREALVKEGIEISSL